In one Bordetella pertussis 18323 genomic region, the following are encoded:
- a CDS encoding IS481-like element IS481 family transposase, translating to MNTHKHARLTFLRRLEMVQQLIAHQVCVPEAARAYGVTAPTVRKWLGRFLAQGQAGLADASSRPTVSPRAIAPAKALAIVELRRKRLTQARIAQALGVSASTVSRVLARAGLSHLADLEPAEPVVRYEHQAPGDLLHIDIKKLGRIQRPGHRVTGNRRDTVEGAGWDFVFVAIDDHARVAFTDIHPDERFPSAVQFLKDAVAYYQRLGVTIQRLLTDNGSAFRSRAFAALCHELGIKHRFTRPYRPQTNGKAERFIQSALREWAYAHTYQNSQHRADAMKSWLHHYNWQRPHQGIGRAVPISRLNLDEYNLLTVHT from the coding sequence ATGAACACCCATAAGCATGCCCGATTGACCTTCCTACGTCGACTCGAAATGGTCCAGCAATTGATCGCCCATCAAGTTTGTGTGCCTGAAGCGGCCCGCGCCTATGGGGTCACCGCGCCGACTGTGCGCAAATGGCTGGGCCGCTTCCTGGCTCAGGGCCAGGCGGGCTTGGCCGATGCGTCCTCGCGCCCGACGGTCTCGCCCCGAGCGATTGCGCCGGCCAAGGCGCTGGCTATCGTGGAGCTGCGCCGCAAGCGGCTGACCCAAGCGCGCATCGCCCAGGCGCTGGGCGTGTCAGCCAGCACCGTCAGCCGCGTCCTGGCCCGCGCCGGTCTGTCGCACCTGGCCGACCTGGAGCCGGCCGAGCCGGTGGTGCGCTACGAGCATCAGGCCCCCGGCGATCTGCTGCACATCGACATCAAGAAGCTGGGACGTATCCAGCGCCCTGGCCACCGGGTCACGGGCAACCGACGCGATACCGTTGAGGGGGCCGGCTGGGACTTCGTCTTCGTGGCCATCGATGACCACGCCCGCGTGGCCTTCACCGACATCCACCCCGACGAGCGCTTCCCCAGCGCCGTCCAGTTCCTCAAGGACGCAGTGGCCTACTACCAGCGCCTGGGCGTGACCATCCAGCGCTTGCTCACCGACAATGGCTCGGCCTTTCGCAGCCGCGCCTTCGCCGCGCTGTGCCATGAGCTGGGCATCAAGCACCGCTTTACCCGACCTTACCGCCCACAGACCAATGGCAAGGCCGAACGCTTCATCCAGTCGGCCTTGCGTGAGTGGGCTTACGCTCACACCTACCAGAACTCCCAACACCGAGCCGATGCCATGAAATCCTGGCTACACCACTACAACTGGCAGCGACCCCACCAAGGCATCGGGCGCGCTGTACCCATCTCCAGACTCAACCTGGACGAATACAACCTATTGACAGTTCACACCTAG